A single window of Agelaius phoeniceus isolate bAgePho1 chromosome 16, bAgePho1.hap1, whole genome shotgun sequence DNA harbors:
- the LOC129127036 gene encoding uncharacterized protein LOC129127036, with the protein MLTRPCLQCPKGHLCQAVTAHPSVEAVAQRPPLPVTAHPSVEAVSPSPPLPVTHPPVWRQCPKGHLYLSQHTPVWRQCPKGHLYLSHTPQCGGSVPKATFTCHTPQCGGSVPKATFTCHTPPSVEAVSQRPPLPVTHPSVEAVSQRPPLPGCHSTPPCGGSVPKATFSCHTPQCGGSVPKATFSCHTPPCGGSVPRATFTCHTHPSVEAVSQRPPLPVTAPLSVEAVSQRPPLAVTHPRVEAVWQPGRPGRSAGPPRSLSRAALRLCPLCCSSAAQQAQHRALLSLLFYRFTFSQMSPTRQQEMVNCCILSFISTNSQGEFPLSLLIMELENCLQLWLANKTVML; encoded by the exons ATGCT GACCCGGCCATGCCTGCAGtgtcccaaaggccacctttgcCAGGCTGTCACAGCACACCCCAGTGTGGAGGCAGTggcccaaaggccacctttacCTGTCACAGCACACCCCAGTGTGGAGGCAGTGTCCCCAAGCCCACCTTTACCTGTCACACACCCCCCAGTGTGGAGGCAGtgtcccaaaggccacctttacCTGTCACAGCACACCCCAGTGTGGAGGCAGtgtcccaaaggccacctttacCTGTCACACACCCCCCAGTGTGGAGGCAGtgtcccaaaggccacctttacCTGTCACACACCCCAGTGTGGAGGCAGtgtcccaaaggccacctttacCTGTCACACACCCCCCAGTGTGGAGGCAGtgtcccaaaggccacctttacCTGTCACACACCCCAGTGTGGAGGCAGtgtcccaaaggccacctttgcCAGGCTGTCACAGCACACCCCCGTGTGGAGGCAGtgtcccaaaggccacctttagCTGTCACACACCCCAGTGTGGAGGCAGtgtcccaaaggccacctttagCTGTCACACACCCCCGTGTGGAGGCAGTgtcccaagggccacctttACCTGTCACACACACCCCAGTGTGGAGGCAGtgtcccaaaggccacctttacCTGTCACAGCACCCCTCAGTGTGGAGGCAGtgtcccaaaggccacctttagCTGTCACACACCCCCGTGTGGAGGCAGTGTGGCAGCCGGGCCGCCCCGGTCGCTCAGCAGGGCCGCCCCGGTCGCTCAGCAGGGccgccctgcgcctctgtccttTGTGCTGCAGCTCGGCCGCtcagcaggcacagcacagggcactcCTGTCACTGCTGTTCTATCGTTTCACTTTTTCTCAGATGTCACCCACAAGACAGCAAGAGATGGTGAACTGCTGCATCTTGAGTTTCATCTCAACCAACTCCCAAGGAGAATTTCCTTTATCACTGTTAATAATGGAACTGGAAAACTGCCTTCAACTCTGGTTGGCAAACAAAACAGTCATGCTTTAA